A stretch of DNA from Rattus rattus isolate New Zealand chromosome 1, Rrattus_CSIRO_v1, whole genome shotgun sequence:
gggcatcctgatgtcagatgtatttctcagcaggtcacaactttgtcatatcattattcatcctgaccaccagatttgtattagtctactgcagctggctggggattttccatgaacccagtcatacttaaccctaactatactattaacatcaataatggagggttttaagggcattgctcccaacaggTTCCCAGAGATTTGAAGTACAGAAAAAGGGGCCCAAGAGAGACTTGGAACCCTGAGAAAAGGTACCAGAGAGTCAGAGATCATCTAAAAGGGATCGAGAGAGGTTCACAGAGATAGTAGGAGCCTTGAAGTACACTAAGAAATGGTCGCAGCCCTGAGGAAGAGATGATATGGGAGGTGGGAAACCTGAGGAGATGGTACTCAGAGTCAGCACCAAGAAAAGGTCAGAGCCCTGCATGAGAAGTACCAAAAGAGGTCCAAAACACTGAAGGTAGGGTTCCTGGGTTGGAGCTCTGAAGTAAGGGTACAAAGAGGGAGCTGCATCCCTGAGTGCAGGGAGGTAGAAGTCTGGAGGGAAGGGCCTCAGGAAGGGACCTGAGCTTAGGACGGAGAGAAGGATGCCAAGAGACGGTCATAAGCCCTGACTGAAATGGTCCTAGAGAGCTTCTGAACACTGAGGGAAGGGTGCCAAGAGAAGGTTGTAAGTCTGCAGGAGGGTCCCAAGAGTCTTGAGAGGAGTGCGTGCAGAGGGGATTCATTCGAAAAGAGGATTGGAACCTTAAGGGAAGTGTACCAAGAGAGAACTGGAATGTGGAAGATGGGTGTGGGGGCCCAAGAGCCTAGACATAAGCACCACAAGAGGAGTTTTGATCACTGAAGGAGGGGTCCAAGATAGTTAGATCCCCAAGGGAAGGACCTGGGCCCCAAGAGAGTTGGAGCATTGGGAAGGGATGGAAAGTCTGAGGGAAGAACATAAGGTGGGTGTGAGAACTTTAAGAGGAAGGTGTCAAGAGAGGATGGGAGACTCTTGAAAAGGCACCATGTAGGGTTCAGAACCCTGAAGGAGGGTCACAAAGAGAGAGGTTAATGAGGGAAGAGAGCCAAGAAAGGCTCAGAGCCCCAAGAATCCCAAAAGGTCAGATACTTAGAGGAAAGCTGCTCAAGAGATGTCCTGAAGCCCAAGGGAATGGTATCAAGAGAGTGGGAAGCCTGCGGGAAGGGTGTCAGGAGCTGCTTAGAGCTCTGAAGGAAGGGCTCCAAGAGTGGGTCCCAGCACAGAGGGAAGGAGCCAGAATGGGCTGAATTTTTAAAGGAGGGGCACTAAGAGAGGGTCAGAAtcaaggaaagggagagagaggagagagaggggagaagaagagggagaggggggggagagagagagagagagagagagagagagagagagagagagagagagagagagagagagagctgcaagAAAGGGTTGGGGCTCTGAAGGAGTGGTGCCAAGAGTTGGTAAGAAGCTTGAAAGAAGGGTAGAACTGTAGTACTGAGTTCAGAGGCCTGAGGAAAGGGCACGAAGAGATGGTCAGTGCTGACCAGAGCCTAGGAGCAGAGCTCCAATAGAAAGTAGCCTTAGAGCAGAGGCACCCAGGTAGTGTCCCTGAGGGAGCAGCACCAACAGAGGACAGGGCTTGAGGGGTGACCACAATCAGAGTCAGAGCCCTGCAGGAAGAATGCCTGGTGAGAAGTTTCAGTCTTGGGTGAATCACTCAGATTGGTGGTCAGAGTTGTGAGTGAGGGGGAATGGTGGTCCAGCGCTTGAAGCCTGAAAGAAGGAGAATAGGCACAAAGAGAGACTTTTTAGGGGGGACAGTCTTCAGGATGGTCTCCAGAAGGAGGACGTTGGCCCTCTTCCTCAGAAAGagccttctagaacattctcgTGAGTACAAACAAGCCCAGTGGGGCCAGCGACTGAGAGGGGCTGTCAGAGTTTGAGTAACTAGCCTGGAAGATTCCAGAAGAGTACATTAGATTCCAATTAAGCAGCCAAGTACCAGCTATGAGAGAATAAGCTCCAGCCCAGTGGGGCAGCTCCATGAAGAAACCTCAGGGGAGACAGCAGGATGAATCTAGATCGGGGAAGTGGGAAGATGAGGAAAGGTTTCTAACATGGGGAGGATGTGGACTACGTCCATGGGAGCAAGAAGATCTAGAAGGGGGAAGCTGTCAGAGCCACCAGGACAGAGCAGGATGGAATAGGCAAGGACCTGAAGCTCCTGTGGTAGAAGCATGAGGGCAGGCTGTCGAGGTGGAGGCCATGGGCACTCCTCAGTTCATTGATGCTGGGGATGTGGACCTGGAGCAAGGAGCCTGGCCCTCACTGATGGGGACATAGTTCTCTTCACTTTCAGGTTCACCTGCCTGTTGGAAATGATGCTCCCCTTCTTCTTGCTAATTCTCCTGAGTCTCCCATGGGTGGATACTACTGTCAACAATACCAGTGGGTTCGGCAACAGTACTAGTGGTTTGGAAGATCCAAACAAACCTAGATGTAAGTATGATCCAAAGACTCCCAGGGTGTCAGATGTAAGGAGAAACCACTTAGAGTGAACTAGGGTTATAAGAAGACTTGTTTGGAATTGGGCTCACCAGAACCAAGTGGCAAGGGTATTGTGTTAACTTGGGACTCCAAGATACTCCTGAGAGTCAACAGGGTTGAGTGGACCGAAGGCTCCCACAGAGAGCTGCTGACCAGGAGACCCAAGAGAGCATCTGGCCACAGCACTGCCCCAGCAGGGACAGCAGATGCAGAGTCCAGAGAAGCCCCGGAGGATTGTGGTGTCCTCGGTGGCCACCGTTCCACAGAGGGATGGACTTGTTTGAAGAGGACAGCTATTTTACATGTGACTTGCCTTTCAGAACAAGGAAAGGTCCGTGGTGGGCTCGTTGCTATCCTGGGAGCTGGCCTAGCCCTGCCTTTAGACCATGCCAGGATCTGAGCTCTGCAGgccttggggtgtgtgtggctTGTGTAGAGAACTACACTGGGGAACAGCCGTGATAGGATGTGGGGTGAGTGAAAGGGAGTTTAATGGCCAAAAGGCTTCTTGGGGTAAAAGTCCAACACTGGTTTTCCCTTCTTCAGGGGTTGCTCATTTGACGTGCAAACGGTGCACAGCCACTAACAGCTTCTCATGTTCACCTACTCGTGAATGTCCGGTATATATCAGACGCTGCCTAACAATCGCTATacgtaagtatctgcattttggtcactTAGAGTGAATAagtctctctgttccctcttagGGGGTAGGGTCAGTCTCTTCTCTCTGCAGCCAGATCCACCACTCTTTCTGTAGCTCCTCCAACTGAGAGCCTGTTCACAGGCACTGAGTTCAGCCCACCGATTGGGCGGTGTGCATCAGCTCATGGTGCCAAGAGCCGGTGGTTGGTGGTAGACTGACAGTCAACATGCCCTGGATATCCAGGGAATGAGACTACTCTGGCCCTTTCCAGGCCTCTGGTTCAGCTTTTGTAATCTTTGCCAGCGTGTGTTGATTCCTGGTCTTGGACAGTCATATCCTGTCTTCGTTACTTTTGTATTGCTCTGATACAAAAGCATGCCCAGGACAATTTCTAAAATAATTGGGCTTTTAATTGGGCTTATGTTTTCAGAGGGTCAGAGTCTGTTATGGTGGAGGGAAGGCACGGTGGCGAGAACAGCTGAGAGCTGTTCAGCTCAGCAACTGAGAGATAGCTAACTTCAAAAGGTGCTATGCTtttgaactctcaaagcctgtccccacgTGACACACCTATgtcaataaggccataccttctaatccttcccaaacagttctactaagGAGAGGGGGAGGTTTGCGGGGCGGGATGGGggacaaatattcaaacatatgagcctatgggggccattctcattctaaCCACCATACACCCCAGCTAGTCAGGTTCAAGCAATGAGGTGCCTCGATTCCTCAGGGTGACTCCTGCCTTTTGAGATGGCAAAGCTAGGGCTGGATCGgggcacacataaataaataaaggcaaaataaatatCGCTTAAATGAGCAGTGATCCTTTGTGGAGGTGTCAGGAATGGTTGCAACGGAGATGTAACTACTGTCAGTACACGTACATAAAGTAACATGGATGAACACAGCCACTGGGCTGGTGAATGCCCAGGCAAAGGGGCAGTAATTCTAAAAGGCAGTCCATCCAGCAGTTCTGAAGTTCCAATTGTAGGTGTCTCCTGCCACACCACAGAGTCTAAACTCACAATGGCTCTAGATCAAGGATGGTAGAACTTGATCTGGAAAGGAGCAGATAGCAATGGTCTTAGTGCTTGTGCCTCTGTCTGGGAGGAAGTCGCTCTAGATAACACATTGCTGATTTGTCCAAGGGTGGTTTGTTCCCAGGGGTTGGTGAGGGACTGGattgccccctcccctgcctttaCTTTGCCCACATCTGCAACAGATGATCTGATAACACCTTTAACAAGTGGGAATCACCATATGAATCCACCAAGAGAGACATGAGCAGGTGACACACTTCCCATGGGCTCACAGAATGGATGGGCCTCACAAATGGAGCTCGGTGGAGTCCTATCTCCATGGCAGTACCATGGTGCTGTAAATTGTTGTGTGGGAAGGAACTGTCAGCTCCCTGACAGGAAAGAACCTTTCTAGACAGTCCACTAGCCGACAAGGAAGCCACCCTGGGACAAGGAAACATCAGGAGTTGGGTGATCTGCAAAGAGAGGACTTATCAAAGCCAGGAGAGAGCCGTGACAGACAGCTGAAGTCCAACTGCCCATAAACACAGTTTTTGTGTGAGAGACGGATATTTGGTTTATGATCCATAACGAAGCCCTTCTGATGTCTGGCAGAAGACAAGACTCAGGGCTGTGAATGGTAGACTTTGGGATGAGTTCCACAGCACAGGAACTAAATCATGGCTGCAGACTACAAGGGGAACAAGCAGCATCAGTAGCAGCAGGGGACAGCATCgacagcaggggcagcagcagcagcagcaaggcctCAAGCCTTCAGCCCAGGGGTGTGATCAGTAGGGCTCATGTCAGACAAGCTTAGTGGGCTGAAGCCACTGGAGACAGTGGTCTTGTTCTCCATTGAGCCTTGCTTGGAATGGGCCATATAATCTGTGGTAGAAAATGTGTCAGTCATCAGGGGCCCCCATGATTTGTACATAGGTGCCAAAGCTTGGGAAACCAGGTTGATGGATGGAGTTGTGAATATCGATACTCCTGTGAAAGCTCTCTGGCACCTCAGAGAGCACAGCTTCTGGTCATTGTTTCATTCTAGACTTGGGGAATGCTTAGGGGAACAGCAGAGCCCAAACTGAAGAGGACATTTCCTTTGCCTCCCTGAGTGTGCTGAGGCTAAGAAGTCAactggggagggacagggacagggacagatgtAAAGATGGTAGTGTGCACAGAAAGAAAGGTAAGTGTGGGCGTTGGTACCGAGCAGTCGGGCCATCTTGCTTCCtagcagttttttgtttttttgggtttttttaatttttttattttgtttttttgtttttgttttttttggtttggcaGATGTCTGGTACGAAGCTAGTTGTATGGCTGACTGTGGTGGTGAGTGTACAGCAAACCTGTGAAGGTGGTAATTCTCCTGATGGCTTCTTTTGTAGGTGTGACCACTCGGGAGCTCCTTGTCTACAAGGAGTGCACAAGTGATTGCTCCTTTGTGTACAGACAGCAAGTGCCTCCAGAAATGCCTAGAATGCTTAAAGCCACCAATAGGTTTTACTTTGCCCTGTGCTGTGCGAGCGTACTTTGCAATGATGGAGGACCCAGTAATGTAGAGAGGGACTTGTTAACTGACACGGCGATCGAGGAAGAGAACATTTCGAGAGCTGCGCGTCTGGGGCAGTTCAGCCTTCTCCTGTGCCTTGCCTCAATTCTCTCCAGCAGCAAGCTGACCTGAGAGCCGCTCTTTGGGGTATACTCATCTTTCCACAGTTGAAAGCAACTTTGTACTTGCTGCTTCTTTGTGAAGCAGTGTCCAGGGCATCTTTTGGTCCCATTCATCACTTTCTTGTAGGAAAGTAATAAAGGTGTTGCTTGTTGAAAATGCCGCTGGCCATTGTCTTCCTGCTGTGCTGGAGCACTTAGCCTAGGCTCTCCGTTCAGACTAGCTCATTCCTCCTTCACAACCTTAGGAGTTTCTTCATGGCATCGCGGTGTGTGTTGCTTCAGCAGCCTTTAAACACTGTGGGCTAAATACTCATCACATGGGTTGGTCCAAAGCATCTGAAAACCTGGGTGAGTGAGTGTTTTGAGCGAATGGCAGAAATGTTCTGAGGCTAGGCACTATGTGGGCTGATAAGGCAGGACTCAGCGGAGCTTGGATGACCTCATTCTTTGACCGGTCCATTCGTTCCTCAGGTCATAGTAGGAGGGAAGAGAGACGCTGCCTGGCAATGAGTGGCGCCTGGGCCTCTGGCCCTGATAGTAGCATCTGTGATTTCCCCAGTCTTTCGGGACAAATTCCGGACAACTGCTTTGTCTCTCCCACACCACTTGCTTTTGCTGAAGTGACAGGCTGTTCCCCCATTGCTAACACCTGGCAGTTTCTACTAATGTTCAAAATTGTATTGCACTTCTATTTTTATGtggatatgtgcacacatatggcCCTGTGCATATGGGGTGGGGTCTTTTCATGTCTCAAATGCTCAGCAACTATGCACATGTTCTCACACAAGCTATAGAGtgtggcagagagagacagaggatcaGTGAGGTAGAGGAAGAGATTTGCCTTAAGGAATAATAGGCTACAGGGAGTGTCTAGGTTGCGGTGTCCAGATGACAATCTCATCTGAAGTTTCTCACCAGACCCTCACCAGACTGCACTGAAGATACCCACATTCAGGAAATCTACTGATATAAAGGTCAGACACATTTCCAAGATACCACTGCAAGAGCATTTAGACTGAGGGCACCTCCATGCTTAGGGAACATATCACAGTGAACGTATACAAGCACTGTCATTTTTCTCACTGAGTACCTTGGTGGCCTCTAagtctggcttctggcttctggcttcttccttccttccttcctttctttcttt
This window harbors:
- the Gml gene encoding glycosyl-phosphatidylinositol-anchored molecule-like protein codes for the protein MMLPFFLLILLSLPWVDTTVNNTSGFGNSTSGLEDPNKPRWVAHLTCKRCTATNSFSCSPTRECPVYIRRCLTIAIRVTTRELLVYKECTSDCSFVYRQQVPPEMPRMLKATNRFYFALCCASVLCNDGGPSNVERDLLTDTAIEEENISRAARLGQFSLLLCLASILSSSKLT